The Pyrus communis chromosome 9, drPyrComm1.1, whole genome shotgun sequence genome has a segment encoding these proteins:
- the LOC137744867 gene encoding PITH domain-containing protein At3g04780-like produces MSAESASANQKSQVDLLDFIDWSGVECLNQSTSHSVANALKQGYREDDGLNLESDADEQLLIYIPFLQVVKLHSVVIKGPEDEGPKTVKLFSNKEHMGFSNVNDYPASDTIDLSPDNLKGKPVVLKYVKFQNVRSLTVFIEDNQCGLEVTKVQKIVLCGTTVETTDMKGLKKIEDGH; encoded by the exons ATGTCTGCGGAATCAGCCAGTGCAAACCAAAAAAGCCAA GTTGATTTATTGGACTTCATAGATTGGTCTGGTGTTGAATGCCTCAACCAAAGCACTTCTCACTCTGTTGCTAACGCTCTCAAGCAg GGTTATAGAGAAGATGATGGTTTGAATCTGGAGAGCGATGCGGATGAGCAGCTTTTGATTTACATACCTTTTCTTCAAGTCGTTAAACTGCACTCTGTCGTCATCAAAGGGCCTGAAGACGAAG GTCCTAAGACCGTGAAACTTTTTTCAAACAAGGAGCACATGGGATTCAG CAATGTCAATGACTACCCAGCAAGTGACACCATTGATTTATCCCCTGATAATCTAAAG GGAAAACCAGTTGTTTTGAAGTATGTCAAGTTTCAAAATGTTCGCAG CTTGACTGTTTTTATCGAGGACAATCAATGCGGCTTGGAAGTCACAAAAGTTCAAAAGATTGTTCTTTGTGGAACGAC AGTGGAAACGACAGACATGA
- the LOC137745623 gene encoding probable ribose-5-phosphate isomerase 3, chloroplastic, which produces MASSLSLLSPHNASTATHLILRTPKSPNMRSSYRPMSVKARTVPALTQDDLKKLAADKAVEYVKSGMVLGLGTGSTAAFVVSKLGELLKSGDLKDIIGVPTSKRTEDQARQLGIPLSVLDDHPKIDLAIDGADEVDPNLDLVKGRGGALLREKMVEAASEKFVVVADETKLVTGLGGSGLAMPVEVVQFCWKYNLVRLQELFKEEGVEAKLRVDGDGKPYVTDNFNYIVDLYFQTPIKDGPAAGKEILKFEGVVEHGLFLDMATAVIIAGTDGVDVKSK; this is translated from the coding sequence ATGGCTTCCTCCCTATCCCTCCTCTCCCCCCACAATGCCTCCACCGCCACCCACCTTATCCTGCGCACCCCCAAATCCCCTAACATGCGCTCTTCCTACCGACCCATGTCCGTCAAAGCGCGCACAGTCCCCGCGCTCACTCAAGATGACCTCAAGAAGCTCGCCGCCGACAAGGCCGTCGAGTACGTCAAATCCGGAATGGTGCTGGGCCTCGGCACCGGCTCCACTGCCGCCTTCGTGGTCTCCAAGCTTGGTGAGCTCCTCAAATCCGGCGATTTGAAGGACATTATTGGAGTCCCGACTTCCAAGCGCACGGAGGACCAAGCTCGCCAGTTGGGTATTCCCCTTTCGGTGCTCGACGATCACCCGAAGATCGATTTGGCGATCGACGGCGCGGATGAGGTCGACCCAAATCTTGATTTGGTCAAAGGGCGCGGCGGAGCTCTGCTGAGGGAGAAGATGGTGGAGGCGGCGTCGGAGAAGTTTGTGGTAGTGGCGGACGAGACGAAGCTGGTGACGGGGCTCGGCGGAAGCGGGCTGGCAATGCCGGTGGAGGTGGTGCAGTTCTGCTGGAAATACAACTTGGTGAGGCTTCAGGAGCTGTTTAAGGAAGAAGGGGTGGAGGCGAAATTGAGGGTCGACGGCGACGGGAAGCCGTATGTGACTGATAACTTCAACTACATTGTGGATTTGTACTTCCAGACTCCGATCAAAGACGGACCGGCGGCAGGGAAGGAGATTTTGAAATTCGAAGGTGTTGTGGAACATGGGTTGTTCTTGGACATGGCGACGGCGGTGATCATTGCCGGCACGGATGGAGTGGATGTGAAGAGCAAGTGA
- the LOC137744135 gene encoding uncharacterized protein, with the protein MAFSNSMTVLYVLLVAVPMAAFTLDWPDNLAPTIAAEICKQVECGRGACKFDMNEPLGFTCECEANWKRTFDGDDDLKFLPCVIPNCTLDYNCQPAPPSVPKKEVPHNLSAFDPCYWSYCGEGNCVRNSTYNYAPICECKSGSSNLLNVTAFPCYNECTLQPDCASLGIKVANSNSPTGSGNDNSQATLFLPGKFQLMAILTVSVGMILTK; encoded by the exons ATGGCTTTCTCTAACTCCATGACCGTTTTATATGTGCTTCTGGTAGCGGTGCCCATGGCTGCTTTCACCTTGGACTGGCCGGATAACTTAGCTCCTACTATTGCCG CTGAAATATGTAAACAAGTTGAGTGTGGAAGGGGAGCATGCAAATTCGACATGAACGAACCATTAGGTTTCACCTGCGAGTGCGAAGCGAACTGGAAGCGAACGTTTGATGGGGACGATGATCTGAAGTTTCTCCCCTGTGTCATCCCCAACT GTACGCTGGACTACAACTGCCAGCCAGCTCCACCTTCAGTTCCTAAGAAAGAAGTCCCTCACAATTTATCTGCCTTTGACC CTTGTTACTGGTCTTACTGCGGAGAAGGTAACTGCGTAAGGAACAGCACGTACAATTACGCACCCATCTGTGAATGCAAATCCGGCTCCTCTAATCTTCTCAACGTCACAGCATTTCCCTGCTACAATGAAT GCACGCTTCAACCCGACTGCGCGAGTCTAGGAATTAAGGTTGCAAACTCAAATTCCCCCACTGGCTCTGGGAATGACAACAGTCAAG CTACATTGTTCTTGCCCGGAAAGTTCCAGTTGATGGCCATACTGACGGTGTCCGTGGGTATGATTCTGACGAAGTAG